From the genome of Pseudodesulfovibrio sp. S3, one region includes:
- a CDS encoding HD domain-containing phosphohydrolase encodes MTQQPFNDSILNALIGIARAAEARNALTAEHSECVALVAHGIGRELGLTAGETERLLLMGRLHNIGLVGTQDSILLKTDKLTPEEFEHIKGHTTLGARLLAPIPELTDVAEVCLNHHERWDGSGYPNGIAGEDIPRFARLISVADTFCAIISERPHRDSLPLPVAADIIEEERGTRLCPECVDGFMLWYEKTGGKIGRP; translated from the coding sequence ATGACCCAACAGCCCTTCAACGATTCCATCCTGAACGCCCTCATAGGCATAGCCCGCGCCGCTGAAGCCCGCAACGCCTTGACCGCAGAGCACTCCGAATGCGTGGCCCTGGTGGCGCACGGCATAGGCCGTGAACTTGGATTGACCGCCGGCGAAACCGAACGCCTCCTGCTCATGGGCAGGCTGCACAACATCGGACTGGTGGGCACACAGGATTCGATCCTGCTCAAGACGGACAAACTGACCCCGGAAGAATTCGAGCACATCAAGGGCCACACGACCCTCGGAGCCAGGCTGCTGGCCCCCATCCCGGAACTGACCGACGTGGCCGAGGTCTGCCTCAATCACCACGAGCGTTGGGACGGTTCAGGCTATCCCAACGGCATCGCCGGAGAGGACATCCCTCGATTCGCACGCCTCATCAGCGTGGCGGACACCTTCTGCGCCATCATCTCGGAACGCCCCCACCGCGACTCCCTGCCCCTTCCCGTAGCCGCCGACATCATCGAGGAGGAGCGCGGCACCCGGCTCTGCCCCGAGTGCGTGGACGGGTTCATGCTTTGGTACGAAAAGACCGGCGGCAAGATCGGGCGGCCGTAA
- a CDS encoding ATP-grasp domain-containing protein gives MFLLDAPYVSEFLKQTIRDLGQSVLDTPSARSLTAGVELDFIDESDFAARLGAGEKVLANSENALAHVFKCGCRPELARQIDICKDKALFRETVAELHPDYRFMRASFDALADLDISAMPCPFVVKPTRGFFSLGVHLVDSVDQWPEVVRAIGAERAALNAEYPEEVVNAGEFIVEQGIEGEEYAIDVYYDADGDPVITNILHHHFMSEDDISDRLYYTSTGILQTWLLPFTEYVRDVGRECGFRDFATHIEVRVTGAGDILPIEANPLRFAGWCVADMTHFAWGFNPYECYFSNLRPDWDAILEEREGTATVMVIGDLPPGTKRESIESIDYDGFKSIFSNLLELRKIDYSAYPVFAFAFARMSEAELVDLKEFLVEDFSRFISLK, from the coding sequence ATGTTTCTCCTCGACGCGCCCTACGTTTCCGAGTTTCTCAAGCAGACCATCCGCGACCTCGGCCAGTCCGTGCTGGATACGCCCAGCGCCCGCAGTCTGACCGCCGGTGTCGAGCTGGACTTCATCGACGAGAGTGATTTTGCCGCCCGCCTGGGCGCGGGGGAAAAGGTGCTGGCCAACTCCGAGAACGCGCTGGCCCATGTCTTCAAGTGCGGCTGTCGGCCGGAACTGGCCCGGCAGATCGACATCTGCAAGGACAAGGCGCTCTTTCGCGAGACCGTGGCCGAACTGCACCCGGACTACCGCTTCATGCGGGCGTCCTTTGACGCACTGGCGGACCTGGACATCTCGGCCATGCCCTGTCCGTTCGTGGTCAAACCGACGCGTGGTTTTTTCAGTCTGGGTGTGCACCTGGTGGACAGCGTCGATCAGTGGCCGGAGGTGGTCAGGGCCATCGGCGCGGAGCGCGCGGCCCTGAATGCCGAGTACCCGGAAGAGGTGGTCAATGCGGGCGAGTTCATCGTGGAACAGGGTATCGAAGGCGAGGAGTATGCCATCGACGTTTACTATGACGCTGACGGCGACCCGGTGATCACCAATATCCTGCACCACCATTTCATGTCCGAAGATGATATTTCCGACCGCCTCTACTACACCTCCACCGGCATTCTCCAGACATGGCTGCTGCCCTTCACCGAATACGTCAGGGATGTGGGCCGGGAATGCGGTTTTCGCGATTTCGCCACCCACATCGAGGTGCGCGTGACCGGAGCGGGCGACATCCTGCCCATCGAGGCCAACCCCCTGCGGTTTGCGGGCTGGTGCGTGGCCGACATGACCCATTTCGCCTGGGGCTTCAATCCCTACGAGTGCTATTTCAGCAACCTGCGGCCCGACTGGGATGCCATCCTGGAAGAGCGGGAAGGCACGGCCACGGTCATGGTCATCGGCGACCTTCCGCCAGGCACAAAACGAGAATCCATCGAGTCAATCGACTACGACGGATTCAAATCGATATTTTCCAACCTTCTGGAATTGCGAAAGATTGATTATTCTGCCTACCCGGTTTTCGCCTTTGCGTTCGCGCGTATGTCCGAGGCGGAGTTGGTCGACTTGAAGGAATTCCTGGTCGAGGATTTCAGCCGATTCATTTCCTTGAAATAA
- a CDS encoding sigma-54 dependent transcriptional regulator, whose translation MPANILILDDEKNYLLILESILEDEGYQVTTLSDPEMGLAYLEDSEVDLVLTDMKMPGMTGQDVLEHCKKTYPHIPVLIMTAFGSIEAAVEAMRIGAFDYITKPFANEELLLSISKGVQYAATQQENIRLKREIRNLYSRDNIISRGKGMQQVLDMVDRAAPSKSTVLILGESGTGKELIARSIHSSSPRREAPFVTVNCMALSSGVLESELFGHEKGSFTGATAMRKGRFEQANKGTLFLDEIGELTPELQVKLLRVLQEHQIERVGGTETLDVDIRIVAATNKNLQESVTKGEFREDLFYRLNVVSIFMPPLRERREDIPLLAAHFLEKYNKENQMEITGFSSAAMDYLTAYEWPGNVRQLENVVERCTVLARTDLIDADDLPPEIKDEEAQFKSAVDLLPTKLNLADTMDKIEGAIVKRALVRTDFVQVKAAEMLGLSKSNLQYKLKKYGLTGKAK comes from the coding sequence ATGCCTGCAAATATCCTTATTCTTGACGACGAAAAAAACTACCTGCTCATCCTGGAGTCCATCCTGGAGGACGAGGGGTATCAGGTCACCACCCTGTCCGACCCGGAGATGGGCCTTGCCTATCTGGAGGATTCCGAGGTGGATCTGGTCCTGACCGACATGAAGATGCCGGGTATGACAGGGCAGGACGTGCTGGAGCATTGCAAGAAGACCTATCCGCACATCCCGGTGCTGATCATGACCGCATTCGGCTCCATCGAGGCGGCCGTGGAGGCCATGCGCATCGGGGCTTTCGACTATATAACCAAGCCTTTTGCCAACGAGGAGCTGCTGCTCTCCATCTCCAAGGGCGTGCAGTATGCGGCCACCCAGCAGGAGAACATTCGCCTGAAAAGGGAGATCCGCAATCTTTATTCCAGGGACAACATCATTTCCAGGGGCAAGGGTATGCAGCAGGTCCTGGACATGGTGGACCGCGCCGCGCCGAGCAAGTCCACGGTCCTCATCCTGGGCGAGTCCGGCACCGGCAAGGAGCTTATCGCCCGTTCCATCCACAGTTCCTCGCCCCGCCGCGAAGCACCCTTTGTCACGGTCAACTGCATGGCACTCAGTTCCGGCGTACTTGAATCCGAACTTTTCGGCCACGAGAAAGGCTCTTTTACCGGGGCCACGGCCATGCGCAAGGGCCGTTTCGAACAGGCCAACAAGGGGACGCTCTTCCTGGACGAGATAGGTGAACTGACCCCGGAATTGCAGGTCAAACTGCTGCGTGTGCTCCAGGAACATCAGATCGAACGCGTGGGCGGCACCGAGACCCTGGACGTGGATATCCGCATCGTGGCCGCCACCAACAAGAATTTGCAGGAATCCGTGACCAAGGGTGAATTCCGCGAAGACCTCTTCTATCGCCTGAACGTGGTCTCCATCTTCATGCCCCCCCTGCGCGAACGGCGCGAGGACATCCCCCTGCTGGCCGCCCATTTCCTGGAGAAGTACAACAAGGAAAACCAGATGGAGATCACCGGTTTCTCCTCTGCGGCCATGGACTACCTGACCGCCTACGAATGGCCGGGCAATGTCCGCCAGCTGGAGAACGTGGTGGAGCGGTGCACGGTCCTGGCCCGAACGGACCTCATCGATGCCGACGACCTCCCGCCCGAGATCAAGGACGAGGAGGCGCAGTTCAAGTCCGCTGTGGATCTTTTGCCCACCAAGCTCAATCTGGCCGATACCATGGACAAGATCGAGGGCGCCATTGTCAAGCGGGCCTTGGTCCGAACCGACTTCGTGCAGGTCAAGGCCGCCGAGATGCTCGGTTTGTCCAAGTCCAACCTTCAGTACAAGCTCAAAAAATATGGCCTGACCGGCAAGGCGAAATAA
- a CDS encoding 5-formyltetrahydrofolate cyclo-ligase has protein sequence MTAVDKKKLRMTLLDARERLSPDAVTESSSMIIELIRTLFEWKNATTALLYWPIKGEVDLRPLATELWQRDCCVLLPRCRPGADGEMDLACAACEDELVPGPFSIMEPDAQKCPPVHECRPVIALIPGVGFDRKGNRLGFGGGYYDRLLASEKMRDTLKVGVAYDFQLVEHLPTQPWDQPMDVVCTEKELWRP, from the coding sequence ATGACCGCCGTAGACAAGAAAAAACTGCGCATGACGCTGCTTGATGCACGGGAACGACTCTCCCCGGACGCCGTGACTGAATCCAGCAGCATGATCATAGAACTCATCCGCACCCTGTTCGAATGGAAGAATGCGACTACGGCGCTTCTCTATTGGCCCATCAAGGGCGAGGTGGACCTGCGCCCCCTGGCCACGGAACTGTGGCAGCGAGACTGTTGCGTCCTGCTCCCCCGCTGCCGTCCGGGCGCGGACGGGGAAATGGACCTGGCCTGTGCCGCCTGTGAGGACGAACTGGTGCCCGGCCCTTTCTCCATAATGGAACCGGACGCACAGAAGTGCCCGCCGGTGCACGAATGCCGCCCGGTCATCGCCCTGATTCCGGGGGTGGGTTTTGACCGCAAAGGCAACAGGCTGGGCTTCGGCGGCGGCTATTACGACCGGCTGCTGGCTTCCGAGAAGATGCGCGACACTTTGAAAGTGGGCGTGGCCTATGACTTCCAGTTGGTGGAACACCTCCCCACCCAACCCTGGGACCAACCCATGGATGTGGTCTGTACGGAAAAGGAATTATGGCGGCCATAG
- a CDS encoding polyphenol oxidase family protein: MAAIAFLPFQFVDIPQVACAFTSRRGGASEPPHDSANISFDVGDDPKAVTINRQAVHERMQLTGWCELNQVHGDIIHFDPAPHPPEEHASLDGDGMATATPGHGLVIKTADCQPILLAHRSGKYVAGLHAGWRGNRCNFPGSGVRNFCTHYNLKPEDVFAVRGPSLSPAAAQFVNFDKDFGPGFRAYFDSTTKTVDLWRLTRDQLMNAGVPEKQIFGMNLCTMGMDDTFFSYRKACASPIKDTGRQCGIIWIRK, from the coding sequence ATGGCGGCCATAGCCTTTCTCCCCTTTCAGTTCGTGGACATCCCCCAGGTGGCCTGCGCCTTCACTTCGCGGCGCGGCGGCGCATCCGAACCGCCCCACGACTCGGCCAACATCTCCTTTGACGTGGGCGACGACCCCAAAGCCGTGACAATCAACCGACAGGCCGTGCATGAACGCATGCAACTGACCGGCTGGTGCGAGCTGAACCAGGTCCACGGCGACATCATCCATTTCGATCCTGCGCCGCACCCCCCCGAAGAGCACGCCTCCCTTGACGGCGACGGCATGGCAACAGCCACTCCCGGCCACGGTCTGGTGATCAAAACAGCGGACTGCCAGCCCATTCTCCTGGCCCACCGTTCGGGCAAATACGTGGCCGGGTTGCACGCAGGCTGGCGGGGCAACCGTTGCAATTTCCCCGGCTCAGGGGTGCGCAACTTCTGCACCCATTACAACCTCAAGCCCGAAGACGTCTTTGCCGTGCGCGGCCCTTCCCTCAGCCCTGCCGCCGCCCAGTTCGTCAACTTCGACAAAGACTTCGGCCCCGGATTCCGTGCTTATTTCGACTCCACCACCAAGACCGTGGACCTGTGGCGACTCACCCGCGACCAGCTCATGAACGCAGGCGTGCCGGAAAAGCAGATCTTCGGCATGAACCTCTGCACCATGGGTATGGACGACACCTTTTTCTCCTACAGAAAGGCGTGTGCCAGCCCGATCAAGGATACGGGAAGGCAGTGCGGGATTATCTGGATACGGAAGTAG